In Mycoplasma sp. OR1901, the following are encoded in one genomic region:
- a CDS encoding MAG0110 family membrane protein, translating into MENNTKIFTKDKTFVGARKVIFITVFTYAFLFMLTILLSIAGTSILENILYNSKTGQQKAYYIALGLIIFGFISNLILSIFSGHRQNTSLWKSSLFAVFNVVVWTAIITGLLFLLKVYERQSTITGTNETFSFRNFLLLSCLPVLILMFCAAIGYFGLINQHIIKITMVLLGISLMVLFVVSFFVLKVQWYYSLISILFISATTAYEFYYVKKEIQNFAYVSSNSQIYSYGISLATRLFINTSTMLIHLLRLFSRNN; encoded by the coding sequence ATGGAAAATAATACAAAAATTTTTACTAAGGATAAAACATTTGTAGGAGCTAGAAAAGTAATTTTTATAACAGTTTTTACATATGCCTTTTTATTTATGTTAACTATTTTGTTATCTATTGCAGGAACAAGTATACTTGAAAACATATTATATAATTCTAAAACAGGACAACAAAAAGCTTACTATATAGCTTTAGGTTTAATTATATTTGGTTTTATATCTAACTTAATACTTTCAATTTTTAGTGGTCATCGTCAAAATACTAGCTTATGAAAATCATCTTTATTTGCAGTATTTAACGTAGTGGTTTGAACCGCAATAATAACTGGACTTTTATTCCTTTTAAAAGTGTATGAAAGACAGTCAACAATAACAGGAACGAATGAAACATTTAGTTTTAGAAATTTCCTTCTATTATCTTGCTTACCTGTACTTATTTTAATGTTTTGTGCGGCAATTGGATACTTTGGACTTATTAACCAACACATAATTAAAATTACAATGGTTCTACTTGGAATATCACTTATGGTTTTATTTGTAGTTTCATTCTTTGTTTTAAAAGTACAATGATACTACTCTTTAATTAGCATATTATTTATTTCGGCAACAACAGCATATGAATTTTATTATGTTAAAAAAGAAATACAAAATTTCGCATACGTATCATCTAACTCACAAATATATAGTTACGGAATAAGTTTAGCAACTAGATTATTCATTAACACTTCAACAATGTTAATACATTTATTAAGACTTTTTTCAAGAAATAATTAG
- the mnmG gene encoding tRNA uridine-5-carboxymethylaminomethyl(34) synthesis enzyme MnmG: MYKKYDAIVVGGGHAGVEATFALANKGHKVALISFDLNRLAMMPCNPSIGGPAKGIITREIDALGGVQGYFSDLAMIQIKMLNESKGPAVRALRAQIDKDKYSQIIHDALEKHPNITLIEAVVEEVVVDENKTFKGFQVEGLGLIEAKVAVITTGTYMNSRILRGDEITISGPDNQKTTPKLSKSLEKLGLELQRLKTGTPARVYADSIDFSEVEKEVLNDTALTFSSRSGVKLAEQISCYLTYTNEETHKIIEENISRSAMYSGLIKGVGPRYCPSVEDKVMRFRDKERHQIFFEPETADGSIIYVNGMSTSMPIEVQDKMLRTIPGLKNARIQKWGYAIEYDALNPLQISSTLESKVIGNLFTAGQINGTSGYEEAAAQGLIAGINAGQKLENKEPLILRRNDAYIGVLIDDLVTKGTKEPYRMLTSRAEYRLLLRNDNPDIRLTKYGNNVGLVNEKDYQKVIDKYELINKKIDELSKEFVSSKSEIGIKYKIDNGISMLKALARPDVDAKDILGDFEFKNELTTMVRLDGYIRKQESLANRMSKLDNFKIPDDINYRKVANLATEAMQKLEQIRPKTVGQASRISGINPADIQMLMFHIASQK; the protein is encoded by the coding sequence ATATATAAAAAATATGATGCAATTGTAGTTGGTGGAGGACACGCAGGTGTTGAAGCTACATTTGCTTTAGCTAATAAAGGTCATAAAGTAGCTTTAATTTCATTTGATTTAAATCGTCTAGCAATGATGCCATGTAACCCTTCAATTGGTGGTCCAGCAAAAGGGATAATTACAAGAGAAATTGATGCCTTAGGTGGAGTCCAAGGTTATTTTTCTGATCTTGCAATGATACAAATTAAAATGCTTAATGAATCAAAAGGTCCAGCTGTTAGGGCTCTTAGAGCACAAATTGATAAAGATAAATATTCACAAATTATTCATGACGCACTTGAAAAACATCCGAACATTACTTTAATTGAAGCGGTTGTTGAAGAAGTGGTTGTAGATGAAAACAAAACTTTTAAAGGTTTCCAAGTAGAAGGATTAGGTTTAATTGAAGCTAAAGTGGCAGTTATTACAACAGGTACTTACATGAATTCAAGAATTCTACGTGGTGATGAAATTACAATTAGTGGTCCAGACAATCAAAAAACTACACCTAAATTAAGTAAATCACTTGAGAAATTAGGGTTAGAATTACAAAGATTAAAAACTGGTACACCAGCTCGTGTTTATGCTGATTCTATTGATTTTTCTGAAGTTGAAAAAGAAGTTTTAAATGATACAGCTTTAACTTTTTCATCTCGTTCAGGAGTTAAATTAGCAGAACAAATTTCATGTTATTTAACATACACTAATGAAGAAACACATAAAATTATTGAAGAAAATATTTCAAGATCAGCGATGTATTCAGGTTTAATTAAAGGTGTTGGGCCAAGATATTGTCCAAGTGTTGAAGATAAAGTTATGCGTTTTAGAGATAAAGAACGTCACCAAATTTTCTTTGAACCAGAAACAGCGGACGGAAGTATTATTTATGTTAATGGTATGTCAACTTCAATGCCAATTGAAGTTCAAGATAAAATGTTAAGAACTATTCCTGGTCTAAAAAATGCAAGAATTCAAAAATGAGGTTACGCAATTGAGTATGACGCACTTAATCCATTACAAATTTCAAGTACATTAGAATCTAAAGTTATTGGTAATTTATTTACTGCAGGACAAATAAATGGTACAAGTGGTTATGAAGAGGCCGCTGCACAAGGTTTAATCGCAGGAATTAACGCAGGTCAAAAATTAGAAAATAAAGAACCGCTTATATTAAGAAGAAATGATGCTTATATAGGTGTTTTAATTGACGATTTGGTAACAAAAGGTACAAAAGAACCTTATAGAATGCTTACAAGTAGAGCAGAATACCGTTTATTACTTAGAAATGATAATCCAGACATTAGATTAACTAAGTATGGAAATAATGTTGGTTTAGTTAATGAAAAAGATTATCAAAAAGTTATTGACAAATATGAATTAATTAACAAAAAAATTGATGAATTATCTAAAGAATTCGTTTCCTCAAAAAGTGAAATTGGAATTAAATACAAAATAGATAACGGTATTTCAATGCTTAAAGCTTTAGCAAGACCTGATGTTGATGCAAAAGATATTTTAGGTGATTTTGAATTTAAAAATGAATTAACAACAATGGTACGTTTAGATGGTTACATTAGAAAACAAGAATCACTTGCTAATCGTATGTCTAAATTAGATAATTTCAAAATTCCAGATGATATTAATTATCGTAAAGTTGCAAATTTAGCAACAGAAGCAATGCAAAAACTTGAACAAATTAGACCTAAAACAGTTGGTCAAGCTTCTCGTATTTCAGGAATAAATCCTGCCGACATACAAATGTTAATGTTTCATATTGCATCACAAAAATAA
- the asnS gene encoding asparagine--tRNA ligase — protein sequence MHTIKKMILKPNFYDGWNDVTVKGWVTSNRGSKKIRFIEMNDGSTVKNLQVVFKGEQFDFDLLDQLRNGAAIEIKGSLNATPNSPQPIEMKATELIAYKNVDEDFPIQKQEMKIETLREIPHQRHRTNLFRSVMLIRSTLAKEVHKYFDNKGFYYMNSPIITSNDGEGAGETFLVDDSSKEGNFFGKGNKASLGVTGQLHGESYALGMNKIYTFAPTFRAENSNTKRHLAEFWMIEPEMAFYDLNKTILLADDMLKVVIRNTLSVNKLEIEYLNEHVDNNLIARLESYINTPLKIIDYKDAIEELLKVKDRFENQDIKFGLDLGSEHEKYLTDELYKAPVAVINFPKDFKAFYMYQNEDGKTVAAFDLLVPGVGELIGGSQRETNYDKLVQRVNELGIDQEDLQWYLDLRRFGHMQSSGFGVGFERLVMYVAGMENIRDTIPYPRTPGNIKM from the coding sequence ATGCATACTATTAAAAAAATGATTTTAAAACCTAACTTTTATGATGGGTGAAATGATGTTACTGTTAAAGGTTGAGTTACATCTAACAGAGGTAGCAAAAAAATTCGTTTCATTGAAATGAATGATGGTTCAACTGTTAAAAACTTACAAGTTGTTTTTAAAGGTGAACAATTCGATTTTGATTTATTAGATCAATTAAGAAATGGTGCAGCTATCGAAATTAAAGGTTCTTTAAATGCAACACCTAATTCACCACAACCAATTGAAATGAAAGCTACAGAATTAATTGCTTATAAAAATGTTGATGAAGATTTTCCTATCCAAAAACAAGAGATGAAAATTGAAACATTAAGAGAAATTCCACACCAAAGACATAGAACTAACTTATTTAGATCAGTTATGTTAATCCGTTCAACTTTAGCTAAAGAAGTACATAAATACTTTGATAATAAAGGATTTTACTACATGAATAGCCCTATTATCACAAGTAATGATGGAGAAGGAGCTGGAGAAACATTTTTAGTAGATGACTCATCTAAAGAAGGAAACTTTTTTGGTAAAGGTAATAAAGCTAGTTTAGGTGTTACAGGTCAGTTACATGGGGAAAGTTATGCATTAGGTATGAATAAAATTTATACTTTTGCACCTACTTTTAGAGCGGAAAATTCAAACACAAAAAGACACTTAGCAGAGTTTTGAATGATTGAACCTGAAATGGCTTTTTATGACTTAAATAAAACTATTTTATTAGCTGATGATATGCTTAAAGTAGTTATTAGAAACACTTTATCAGTTAACAAATTAGAAATCGAATATCTAAACGAACATGTTGATAACAACTTAATTGCTCGTTTAGAAAGTTACATTAATACACCACTTAAAATTATTGATTACAAAGACGCAATTGAAGAATTATTAAAAGTTAAAGATAGATTTGAAAATCAAGATATTAAATTTGGTTTAGACTTAGGAAGCGAACACGAAAAATACTTAACAGACGAACTTTATAAAGCACCTGTTGCCGTAATTAACTTCCCTAAAGACTTTAAAGCATTCTATATGTATCAAAATGAAGATGGTAAAACTGTTGCTGCTTTTGACCTTTTAGTTCCAGGAGTTGGAGAATTAATTGGTGGTAGCCAAAGAGAAACAAATTATGACAAACTTGTTCAACGTGTAAATGAATTAGGTATCGACCAAGAAGATTTACAATGATACTTAGATTTAAGACGTTTTGGACACATGCAATCATCTGGTTTTGGAGTAGGGTTTGAAAGACTTGTAATGTATGTTGCAGGTATGGAAAATATTAGAGATACAATCCCTTATCCAAGAACACCAGGAAACATTAAAATGTAA
- the rbfA gene encoding 30S ribosome-binding factor RbfA yields the protein MNNINLKRKEALIRNMIADILFNEITNKNIIDPVVMDVELSSDLSYLKVYVNLFSNKEKGLIALNNSAGIVKRILAKRLNWRKVPSVKFYFDDVSSIGSRIDEVLLKIKSEENN from the coding sequence ATGAATAATATAAATTTAAAAAGAAAAGAAGCATTAATTAGAAATATGATTGCAGATATTTTATTTAATGAAATAACAAATAAAAATATCATTGATCCAGTTGTTATGGATGTTGAGTTATCATCAGATTTAAGTTATCTTAAAGTTTATGTAAACTTATTTTCAAATAAAGAAAAAGGTTTAATTGCACTTAATAATTCTGCAGGTATTGTAAAAAGAATTTTAGCTAAAAGATTAAATTGAAGAAAAGTTCCGTCAGTTAAATTCTATTTTGATGATGTATCTTCAATTGGAAGTAGAATTGATGAAGTTTTACTTAAAATTAAGAGCGAGGAAAATAATTAA
- a CDS encoding transglutaminase domain-containing protein produces the protein MKKSKIFKKILIPFLGTSPVFIISCSSTNSAQKEETNEIPNTIVDNSTSNNKEVDNNENTDSNNQQVNDKNQTEGSSNSEVVEEVPANKNEEIEDKSDNSSSNSEVDNNENTSSENDKSEPIENPGDNSTNNGEQDNNDNQEKIKQEVIETYSNIINEQEKFINLLKTTKGESNSEFKYEILFDSINQVTENFDKLEKPLKYDNEELDKYNESYKTLEVEFNKMVSLKETLKLNADTAPQYYAGNFDKNAVKKEENESKNDYSNYPELDAIEKSTKDGNRQKNEVNALINKKALEFVNLSKENLSDFNDNGYNPSQKAQLTKFLEDEVIKDEKNKKEQIFLVFKWITKHVKYANDVRSAKLNPFEVKQFLSAVCGGYSILYKSLLDILGIKTVMVIGWSSAGAHQWNAIQDPETNEWFFSDATWGTVSERYFRLTADQISNDHRVERVLDLNYFKDNITYEYWNGLSVKDANIDSPNIPDKLNDILVENISDTILNNNKVKTLNIPEFVKHIEYPGTKGTYAFEVSKDNKFFASQNGILYSKDFSRILMTPSNLNSKTVTIPKETSTLNDGKDLFESNSVSEIIVEPGNYSFASYKGVLYNNDFSQIISIPNGTTNLVVHPDVKFQGQEISFKDNLRTVTLSEGITVVEDFTFNTLNRLEYVIFPSTIKEIKNEAFLGIRNVTLKTHEDNEIVRDFAKKHNFKYEVIVNN, from the coding sequence ATGAAAAAAAGCAAAATATTTAAAAAAATCTTAATCCCTTTTTTAGGTACAAGTCCAGTATTTATTATTTCATGTTCTTCTACAAATAGTGCTCAGAAGGAAGAAACAAACGAAATTCCAAACACAATTGTAGATAATTCAACAAGTAATAATAAAGAAGTTGATAATAACGAAAATACTGATTCAAATAATCAACAAGTTAATGATAAAAACCAAACTGAAGGTTCAAGTAATAGTGAAGTCGTAGAAGAAGTTCCTGCTAACAAGAATGAAGAAATTGAAGACAAGTCTGATAATAGTTCAAGTAATAGCGAAGTAGATAATAACGAAAATACAAGTTCCGAAAACGACAAAAGTGAACCAATAGAAAATCCTGGAGATAATTCAACAAATAATGGTGAACAAGATAATAATGATAATCAAGAAAAAATAAAGCAAGAAGTTATAGAAACATACTCAAACATTATTAACGAACAAGAGAAATTTATTAATTTATTAAAAACCACCAAAGGTGAAAGCAATTCTGAATTTAAATATGAAATTTTATTCGACAGCATCAACCAAGTTACAGAAAATTTTGATAAATTAGAAAAACCATTGAAATATGATAATGAAGAATTAGATAAATATAATGAAAGTTATAAAACTTTAGAAGTAGAATTTAACAAAATGGTTTCATTAAAAGAAACATTAAAATTAAATGCAGATACTGCACCACAATATTATGCTGGTAATTTTGACAAGAATGCAGTTAAAAAAGAAGAAAATGAATCTAAAAATGATTACAGTAATTATCCAGAACTAGATGCTATTGAAAAATCAACTAAAGATGGTAATAGACAAAAAAATGAAGTTAATGCTTTAATAAATAAAAAAGCATTAGAATTTGTTAATTTATCAAAAGAGAATTTATCTGATTTTAATGATAATGGATATAACCCTTCTCAAAAAGCTCAATTAACTAAATTTTTAGAAGATGAAGTAATTAAAGATGAAAAAAACAAAAAAGAACAAATATTTTTAGTGTTTAAATGAATAACAAAACATGTTAAATATGCAAATGATGTTAGATCAGCAAAATTAAACCCATTTGAAGTTAAACAATTTTTATCAGCAGTTTGTGGTGGTTACAGTATCTTATACAAATCATTGTTAGACATTTTAGGAATTAAAACTGTTATGGTAATTGGTTGATCTTCAGCTGGTGCTCACCAATGAAACGCTATTCAAGACCCAGAAACTAACGAATGATTCTTTTCCGATGCAACATGAGGTACAGTTAGTGAAAGATATTTTAGATTAACAGCAGATCAAATTTCAAATGACCATAGAGTTGAACGTGTTCTAGATTTAAACTACTTCAAAGACAACATTACTTATGAATACTGAAATGGTCTTTCAGTGAAAGACGCTAACATCGACAGCCCTAATATTCCTGATAAATTAAATGATATTTTAGTAGAGAACATTTCTGACACTATTTTAAATAACAATAAAGTTAAAACATTAAATATCCCTGAATTTGTTAAACATATAGAGTACCCAGGCACAAAAGGAACATATGCTTTTGAAGTTTCAAAAGATAATAAATTCTTTGCATCTCAAAATGGTATTTTATATAGCAAAGACTTTTCAAGAATATTAATGACTCCAAGTAATTTAAATTCAAAAACCGTTACTATCCCTAAAGAAACATCAACTTTAAATGACGGAAAAGATTTATTTGAATCAAATTCAGTAAGCGAAATTATTGTTGAACCTGGTAATTACTCTTTTGCATCATATAAAGGTGTTTTATATAATAATGATTTTAGTCAAATAATATCAATACCAAACGGTACGACAAATTTAGTTGTTCATCCAGACGTTAAATTTCAAGGACAAGAAATTTCATTTAAAGATAACTTAAGAACCGTTACTTTATCAGAAGGAATTACAGTAGTTGAAGATTTTACTTTCAATACACTTAATAGACTTGAATACGTTATATTCCCTTCTACAATTAAAGAAATTAAGAATGAAGCATTTTTAGGAATTAGAAATGTAACACTTAAAACACACGAAGATAATGAAATAGTTAGAGATTTTGCAAAAAAACATAATTTTAAATATGAGGTTATAGTAAATAATTAA
- a CDS encoding 23S rRNA (pseudouridine(1915)-N(3))-methyltransferase RlmH — translation MKLNIIAVGSLSKEYQVIFNDYLKKVNFFAKVNVIEIKEQKIQNIELKKQKETELILEKIPKNSPVIYLSTQAKQVTSEEFSEKITNLDNITFVIGGSNGVIESHFDIKLNFSKMTFPHQLFRVMLIEQIYRAFTIKNGITYHK, via the coding sequence ATGAAACTTAACATTATAGCAGTTGGTAGTTTATCAAAAGAATACCAAGTCATTTTTAATGATTATTTAAAGAAAGTTAACTTTTTCGCAAAAGTTAATGTAATTGAAATTAAAGAACAAAAAATACAAAATATAGAGTTAAAAAAGCAAAAAGAAACTGAATTAATATTAGAAAAAATACCTAAAAATTCACCAGTTATTTATTTATCAACACAAGCTAAACAAGTCACATCAGAAGAGTTTAGTGAAAAAATCACAAATTTAGATAATATAACATTCGTAATAGGTGGTTCAAATGGTGTGATTGAAAGTCATTTTGATATTAAGTTAAACTTTTCTAAAATGACATTCCCGCATCAACTTTTTAGGGTGATGCTAATTGAACAAATATACCGTGCATTTACTATTAAAAATGGTATAACATATCATAAATAA
- a CDS encoding YhcH/YjgK/YiaL family protein translates to MIYDKVVNADVYQTKYPALNRALKLLKEFDFNTLDFGITQIDEKIKIVKMKYKELFPEETFGEIHAKNVDIHIYAGECDEIFGYDLNPKYTEQNVLLHKPENDVVFVNYDNKNNYLRLAEGYFALFLPGELHCPLITDKTKQEITKIIIKINIEE, encoded by the coding sequence ATGATATATGACAAAGTTGTTAATGCTGATGTTTATCAAACTAAATATCCAGCATTAAATCGTGCTTTAAAATTACTCAAAGAATTTGATTTTAACACTTTAGATTTTGGTATCACACAAATTGATGAGAAAATTAAAATTGTTAAAATGAAGTATAAAGAATTATTTCCTGAAGAAACTTTTGGTGAAATTCATGCTAAAAATGTGGATATACATATTTATGCAGGAGAATGTGATGAGATATTTGGATATGATTTAAATCCTAAATATACTGAACAAAACGTTTTATTACATAAACCTGAGAATGATGTTGTTTTCGTAAATTACGATAATAAAAATAATTATTTACGTTTAGCAGAAGGATATTTTGCCTTATTTTTACCAGGTGAATTACATTGTCCGCTAATTACTGATAAAACAAAACAAGAAATAACTAAAATAATAATAAAAATTAATATAGAGGAATAA
- a CDS encoding AAA family ATPase has translation MNNIISTKLEIKNFKNLNFEDDKNKKQSILLNTNIEEGEEKIGNLLFVVGLNNVGKSNVLEALKYAQYPNIENSKPNFTEMKTTYETNVKIYNVFSSSKKQQPYTFDNIKLNIDDIINIQSHGAKTKATCAVLKNKANIKLSQNDYVYLKITIKSLDYKFNYSNSYNGYKGPTEESTKKINPNGKITQLYCYKGDDNYWPWYIDITSTKGMEIEEFVEKDENTFEIYCYILKDNYNIQFNDIVDYQKLNLNNKSFLYSLKNENENKESSIDKLFEITNNDFKDVLSKLKQSSSAFRRRLEERLVKDFNNLSSEFNKIIKTTENTEYKFKIIIEEGLIEFAFYQNDSPLDFEKQSDGFKWFFELFIWLKLNTNNEMKPKFVLIDETFGNNITPQSRKLLVSKLREFAYKTGIIFIVTTHDPFLIDTNYLEELRFVIQNEYDGLISSTVLSKFHDIDQNHINALNPLLNSFAVSSNVFLDKDKSPIYFVEGITDYCYLTAMAEKLEYDNIKFLPFQGVKKSSNNIKHLFNITKTPNFLVDGDSAGNEFKNDLKEKFENIVQFKDVPKLKSIVEIEDMFNGFEKYDMKNNKTFEFATAFKKQILADKIEINDKTIENFKNLFDYLLGE, from the coding sequence ATGAACAATATTATTTCAACAAAATTAGAAATTAAAAACTTCAAAAACTTAAATTTTGAAGATGATAAAAATAAGAAACAAAGTATTTTATTGAATACAAATATTGAAGAAGGAGAAGAAAAAATAGGAAACCTACTATTTGTTGTAGGTCTAAATAACGTTGGTAAATCTAATGTTTTGGAAGCATTAAAATACGCTCAATATCCTAACATAGAAAATTCAAAGCCAAATTTCACCGAAATGAAAACAACATATGAAACGAATGTGAAAATATATAACGTTTTTTCTTCAAGCAAAAAACAACAGCCTTATACTTTTGATAATATCAAATTAAACATAGATGATATTATAAATATACAAAGTCATGGTGCAAAAACAAAAGCTACATGCGCGGTTCTTAAAAATAAAGCAAACATTAAACTTTCTCAAAATGATTATGTTTATTTAAAAATAACTATTAAATCATTAGATTATAAATTTAACTATAGTAATTCATACAATGGGTATAAAGGTCCAACTGAAGAGTCAACCAAAAAAATAAACCCAAATGGAAAAATTACTCAATTATATTGTTATAAAGGAGATGATAATTACTGACCATGATACATTGATATAACCTCAACAAAAGGAATGGAAATAGAAGAATTTGTCGAAAAAGATGAAAACACTTTTGAAATTTATTGCTATATTTTAAAAGACAATTACAACATTCAATTTAATGATATTGTTGATTATCAAAAACTTAATTTAAATAACAAATCTTTTTTATATTCATTAAAAAATGAAAACGAAAATAAAGAAAGTAGTATCGATAAATTATTTGAAATAACAAATAATGATTTTAAAGATGTGTTATCAAAATTAAAACAAAGTTCTTCAGCATTTAGAAGAAGGTTAGAAGAACGCTTAGTAAAAGATTTCAATAATCTTTCTAGTGAATTTAATAAAATTATCAAAACAACAGAAAACACTGAATATAAATTTAAAATTATTATTGAAGAAGGTTTAATTGAATTTGCTTTTTATCAAAATGATTCACCACTTGATTTTGAAAAACAATCTGATGGATTTAAGTGATTTTTTGAACTATTTATTTGGCTAAAATTAAACACAAACAACGAAATGAAACCAAAATTTGTGCTAATTGATGAAACATTTGGAAACAACATAACTCCTCAATCGAGAAAATTATTAGTATCTAAACTGAGAGAATTTGCTTATAAAACAGGGATTATATTCATCGTAACTACACATGACCCATTTTTAATTGATACAAATTACCTTGAAGAGCTTAGATTTGTGATACAAAACGAATACGATGGATTAATTAGTTCAACTGTATTAAGCAAATTTCATGATATTGATCAAAATCATATAAATGCATTGAATCCGTTATTAAATTCTTTCGCTGTGTCATCTAATGTATTCTTAGATAAAGATAAATCACCAATCTACTTTGTGGAAGGTATTACAGATTATTGTTACCTAACAGCAATGGCGGAAAAGTTAGAATATGATAATATCAAATTTTTACCTTTTCAAGGTGTTAAAAAATCTTCAAATAACATTAAACATTTATTCAACATAACAAAAACACCAAACTTTTTAGTTGATGGAGATTCAGCTGGCAATGAATTCAAAAATGATTTAAAAGAAAAGTTTGAAAACATTGTTCAATTTAAAGATGTACCAAAATTAAAATCAATTGTTGAAATAGAAGACATGTTTAATGGTTTTGAAAAATATGATATGAAAAACAATAAAACATTTGAATTTGCTACAGCATTTAAAAAACAAATTTTAGCAGATAAAATAGAAATTAATGATAAAACAATAGAAAACTTTAAGAATCTATTTGACTATTTATTAGGAGAATAA
- the rpsD gene encoding 30S ribosomal protein S4, with the protein MSRYTGPVFKKARRLGFSILETGKEFSKGRKRTYAPGQHGNKRVKLSDYGLHLYEKQKVKHLFGVNEKQLRKAFEKAVKAKGVTGTNLLQLLETRLDNVVYRAGFATTRRQARQLVNHGHFTLNGKKANIPSMVVSLGDVVELKEKSRTNKQIVEALETKQASAWMTRKDFTAKLDRLPERTEIHSEIKDALVVEFYSK; encoded by the coding sequence ATGTCAAGATATACAGGACCAGTTTTCAAAAAAGCTCGTCGTTTAGGTTTTTCTATTTTAGAAACAGGTAAAGAATTTTCTAAAGGTAGAAAAAGAACTTACGCACCAGGGCAACACGGAAACAAAAGAGTTAAATTATCAGATTACGGATTACACTTATACGAAAAACAAAAAGTTAAACACTTATTCGGTGTAAACGAAAAACAATTACGTAAAGCTTTTGAAAAAGCAGTTAAAGCTAAAGGAGTTACAGGTACAAACTTATTACAATTACTTGAAACTCGTTTAGATAACGTAGTTTACAGAGCTGGATTTGCTACAACAAGAAGACAAGCTCGTCAACTTGTTAACCACGGACACTTTACATTAAACGGTAAAAAAGCTAACATCCCTTCAATGGTTGTATCATTAGGTGATGTTGTTGAATTAAAAGAAAAATCAAGAACAAACAAACAAATTGTTGAAGCTTTAGAAACAAAACAAGCTTCAGCATGAATGACAAGAAAAGACTTTACAGCTAAATTAGATAGATTACCAGAAAGAACAGAAATTCACTCAGAAATTAAAGATGCTTTAGTTGTTGAGTTCTATTCTAAATAG
- the rpmE gene encoding 50S ribosomal protein L31, translating to MKKDLHPAYHEVKVACSTCQKEYTFKSTRKNFTVDVCSNCHAVFTGNKTQIKATGRIDRFNKRLQKSNTNK from the coding sequence ATGAAAAAAGATTTACATCCTGCTTACCACGAAGTTAAAGTTGCTTGTTCAACTTGTCAAAAAGAATACACTTTTAAATCAACAAGAAAAAACTTTACAGTTGACGTATGTTCAAACTGTCACGCAGTGTTCACTGGAAACAAAACTCAAATCAAAGCTACAGGTAGAATTGATAGATTTAACAAACGTTTACAAAAATCAAACACAAATAAATAA